Proteins from one Meriones unguiculatus strain TT.TT164.6M chromosome 10, Bangor_MerUng_6.1, whole genome shotgun sequence genomic window:
- the Chst4 gene encoding carbohydrate sulfotransferase 4 codes for MPLPKKVRLLMFVGSQMIVVALFLHISGHRSLFQKEEPRRPVHVLVLSSWRSGSSFVGQLFGQHPDVFYLMEPAWHVWMTFTSSTAWRLHMAVRDLLRSVFLCDMSVFDAYMKPGPRKQSSLFQWEQSRALCSSPVCDFFPGDQISSPKHCRLLCGQQPFDMVEKACRSHSHVVLKEVRLFNLQALYPLLTDPSLNLHIVHLVRDPRAVFRSREHTTAELMTDSHIVLGEHLKMIKEEDQPYYAMEIICKSQVGIVKAIQTLPEALQQRFLLLRYEDLVRAPLAQTSRLYKFVGLKFLPHLQTWVHNVTRGKGMGQHAFHTNARDALNVSQAWRWSLPYKKVSQLQDVCGEAMDLLGYLQVPSEREQGNLSLDLMSSSHTLG; via the coding sequence ATGCCGCTGCCTAAGAAGGTGAGGCTGCTGATGTTCGTGGGCTCCCAGATGATAGTCGTAGCACTCTTCCTCCACATATCTGGCCACAGGAGCCTGTTCCAGAAGGAGGAGCCCAGGAGGCCTGTGCATGTTCTGGTCCTGTCTTCCTGGCGGTCAGGATCGTCTTTCGTGGGACAGCTTTTTGGGCAGCACCCGGATGTCTTCTACTTGATGGAGCCCGCCTGGCACGTGTGGATGACTTTCACCAGCAGCACAGCCTGGAGGCTGCACATGGCTGTACGGGACCTTCTGCGTTCCGTCTTCCTGTGTGACATGAGTGTCTTTGATGCCTACATGAAGCCGGGCCCCCGAAAACAGTCCAGCCTCTTCCAGTGGGAGCAAAGCCGGGCCCTGTGCTCATCGCCCGTCTGTGACTTCTTCCCTGGCGACCAGATCAGCTCACCTAAGCACTGCAGGCTGCTCTGCGGTCAGCAGCCCTTCGATATGGTGGAGAAGGCCTGCCGCTCCCACAGCCACGTGGTGCTCAAGGAGGTGCGTCTTTTCAACCTGCAGGCCCTCTACCCGCTGCTCACAGACCCTTCCCTCAACCTGCACATCGTGCACCTGGTCCGAGACCCCAGGGCTGTGTTCCGATCCCGAGAACACACCACAGCAGAACTCATGACCGACAGTCATATTGTGTTGGGGGAGCACTTGAAAATGATCAAGGAGGAAGACCAGCCCTACTATGCCATGGAGATCATCTGCAAAAGCCAGGTGGGCATAGTCAAGGCCATCCAAACCCTGCCTGAAGCTCTGCAGCAACGCTTCCTGCTCCTGAGGTATGAGGACCTGGTTCGGGCACCCCTGGCCCAAACTTCCAGACTATACAAATTTGTGGGGTTGAAATTTTTGCCCCATCTCCAAACCTGGGTTCACAACGTCACCCGTGGCAAGGGCATGGGTCAGCACGCCTTCCACACCAACGCCAGGGATGCCCTCAATGTCTCCCAGGCGTGGCGTTGGTCCTTACCTTATAAAAAGGTGTCTCAGCTTCAAGATGTCTGTGGCGAAGCTATGGACCTGCTGGGATACCTCCAGGTTCCATCCGAACGGGAGCAGGGCAACCTGTCACTGGATCTGATGTCTTCCTCCCACACTTTGGGGTAG